In a single window of the Pseudomonas entomophila genome:
- the ampC gene encoding class C beta-lactamase has translation MKHTHRLCLAATLALASLPALADDLQSTVDDVIQPLMREQGIAGMAVALYVDGQSHYFSYGYANTQEKQVVTRDTLFEVGSVSKTYTATLAALASAEGKLDLAAPASRYQPALAGTAIGSASVLELGAYSGDCLPLQFPDEVQTDKQVLAFYQHWQRRFEHGTMRCYSNPSLGLFGNLAARSQQRPFAEVMTQDVLPRLGLHHTYLEVPANARGLYAQGYDAADKPVRVGPGPFADEAYGIKTSASDMLRYVQLQVRPNELDPALRKAIAITQAGYFQVGAMTQGLGWERYPYPVALDTLLAGNGANMIREPQATKALVPSLPAEPAAWYNKTGATNGFGAYIAFVPSKQMGIVLLANRNYPNEERVRAAQRILASLER, from the coding sequence ATGAAACACACCCACCGCCTCTGCCTCGCCGCCACCCTGGCGTTGGCCAGCCTGCCGGCCCTGGCCGACGATCTGCAGTCGACCGTCGATGACGTCATCCAGCCGCTGATGCGCGAGCAAGGCATCGCCGGCATGGCCGTGGCCCTGTACGTCGATGGCCAGTCGCACTACTTCAGCTATGGCTATGCGAACACGCAGGAAAAACAGGTCGTGACCCGCGATACCCTGTTCGAGGTCGGCTCGGTGAGCAAGACCTACACCGCCACCCTCGCCGCCCTGGCCAGCGCCGAAGGCAAGCTCGACCTCGCCGCGCCTGCCAGCCGCTACCAGCCAGCCCTGGCCGGCACCGCGATCGGCAGCGCCAGTGTGCTGGAACTGGGGGCCTACAGCGGCGACTGCCTGCCACTGCAATTCCCGGACGAAGTGCAGACCGACAAACAGGTCCTGGCGTTCTACCAGCACTGGCAGCGCCGGTTCGAACACGGCACCATGCGCTGCTACTCGAACCCCAGCCTGGGCCTGTTCGGCAATCTGGCAGCGCGCTCGCAGCAACGCCCGTTCGCCGAAGTGATGACCCAGGATGTGCTGCCACGGCTGGGCCTGCACCACACCTACCTGGAGGTACCGGCCAACGCTCGCGGGCTGTATGCCCAAGGTTACGACGCCGCCGACAAGCCGGTGCGGGTCGGCCCCGGTCCCTTCGCCGACGAAGCCTATGGCATCAAGACCAGCGCCAGCGACATGCTGCGCTACGTCCAGTTGCAGGTGCGACCAAACGAACTCGACCCGGCGCTGCGCAAGGCCATCGCCATCACCCAGGCCGGCTACTTCCAGGTCGGCGCCATGACCCAAGGCCTGGGCTGGGAGCGCTACCCGTATCCAGTGGCCCTGGACACCTTGCTGGCGGGCAATGGCGCCAACATGATCCGCGAGCCCCAGGCCACCAAGGCCCTGGTCCCCAGCCTCCCCGCCGAGCCCGCCGCCTGGTACAACAAGACCGGCGCCACCAACGGTTTCGGCGCCTATATCGCCTTCGTGCCCTCGAAGCAGAT
- a CDS encoding DUF899 domain-containing protein: MTHPKHTVVSRSQWLAARQQLWLHEKAFTHHRDELAAARRALPWVRIEHDYRFQGPDGELGLDGLFAGRSQLLVYHFMFVEGWQEGCPGCSFLADHFDGANLHLAHHDVSLVAVSRAPYAEFQAFRHRMGWHFPWFSSHGSRFNQDFGVSVATDGTAQYNYEPYTGSENELPGLSAFYRDQDGSLYHTYSTYARGLDILVNAYNFLDLAPLGRNEAGTMDWVRHHDRYEGTDAKPHCCAK, encoded by the coding sequence ATGACCCACCCCAAGCACACCGTGGTCTCGCGCAGCCAGTGGCTAGCCGCCCGGCAACAACTGTGGCTGCACGAAAAGGCGTTCACCCATCACCGCGACGAACTGGCCGCCGCCCGCCGCGCCTTGCCATGGGTGAGAATCGAACACGACTACCGCTTCCAAGGCCCTGACGGCGAACTTGGCCTCGACGGGTTGTTCGCCGGACGCAGCCAGTTGCTGGTCTACCATTTCATGTTCGTCGAAGGCTGGCAGGAAGGCTGCCCGGGCTGCTCGTTCCTGGCCGACCACTTCGATGGCGCCAACCTGCACCTGGCGCACCACGACGTGTCGTTGGTGGCGGTGTCCCGCGCCCCCTACGCCGAGTTCCAGGCATTCCGCCACCGCATGGGCTGGCACTTCCCGTGGTTTTCCTCCCACGGCAGCCGCTTCAACCAGGACTTCGGCGTCAGCGTCGCCACCGACGGCACCGCCCAGTACAACTACGAGCCTTACACAGGCAGCGAGAACGAGCTGCCCGGGCTGAGCGCCTTCTACCGCGACCAGGATGGTAGCCTCTACCACACCTACTCCACTTACGCCCGGGGCCTGGATATCCTGGTCAACGCCTACAACTTCCTCGACCTGGCCCCATTGGGCCGTAACGAGGCGGGCACGATGGACTGGGTGCGTCACCACGACCGCTACGAAGGCACCGATGCCAAGCCGCACTGCTGCGCGAAATGA
- a CDS encoding HAD family hydrolase translates to MLTALLFDLDGTLTDTDTLHLQAFRKLLHDHDGRALTQEQFDTQVSGRSNGLLFAELFPHADNAERQRLAERKEALFRELSPNLSPLPGLLDLLTHAEQHGIGMCVVTNAPRLNAEHMLGAMGLDERFKHVLVADELERPKPDPLPYLTGLQRLGADAGQALAFEDSLPGVKAAVDAGIFTVGLATTQPAERLREVGAQLVIEDYDDPRLWALIEQMQAPL, encoded by the coding sequence ATGCTGACCGCCCTGCTGTTCGACCTCGATGGGACCCTCACCGACACCGATACCCTGCATCTGCAGGCCTTCCGCAAACTGCTGCATGACCATGACGGCCGCGCGCTGACCCAGGAGCAGTTCGATACCCAGGTCAGCGGGCGCTCCAACGGCCTGCTGTTCGCCGAACTGTTCCCGCACGCGGACAACGCCGAACGCCAGAGGCTGGCGGAGCGCAAAGAGGCACTGTTTCGCGAGCTGTCACCCAACCTGTCGCCCCTGCCTGGCCTGCTCGACCTGCTGACGCACGCCGAACAGCACGGCATCGGCATGTGCGTGGTGACCAACGCCCCACGCCTGAATGCCGAGCACATGCTGGGTGCCATGGGCCTGGATGAGCGCTTCAAGCATGTGCTGGTCGCGGACGAGCTGGAACGCCCCAAGCCCGACCCGCTGCCGTATCTCACCGGCCTGCAACGCCTGGGCGCCGACGCTGGCCAGGCACTGGCCTTCGAGGACTCGCTGCCAGGCGTCAAGGCGGCCGTCGATGCCGGGATCTTCACTGTGGGGTTGGCGACCACGCAGCCGGCCGAACGGCTGCGGGAGGTTGGGGCGCAGTTGGTGATCGAGGACTACGATGACCCGCGTTTGTGGGCATTGATCGAGCAGATGCAAGCGCCTCTGTAG
- a CDS encoding bile acid:sodium symporter family protein: protein MKYLRMLFDNFTLALLGVVFIATVLPCSGEGAVLFGWLTNLAIGLLFFLHGAKLSREAIIAGAGHWRLHLLVFACTFVLFPLLGMAFKPLFVPLVGNELYLGVLYLCALPATVQSAIAFTSLARGNVPAAICSAAASSLLGIFLTPLLVMMLLGASGDTGSGLDAVLKITLQLLVPFVAGQIARRWIGDWVRRNARWLKMVDQASILLVVYTAFSEAVVTGLWHSVSAQHLAGLFAVCGILLAVVLLGTRLLGRVFGFNVEDRITLLFAGSKKSLATGVPMAQVLFVGGGIGAMILPLMLFHQIQLMVCAVLAQRYAARIEASNEVVAS, encoded by the coding sequence ATGAAGTATTTGCGCATGCTTTTCGACAATTTCACCCTGGCGTTGCTCGGGGTGGTGTTCATTGCCACCGTACTGCCCTGTTCCGGCGAAGGGGCGGTGCTGTTCGGCTGGCTGACCAACCTGGCCATCGGCCTGCTGTTCTTCCTGCACGGCGCCAAGCTGTCGCGCGAGGCCATCATCGCCGGCGCCGGCCACTGGCGGCTGCACCTGCTGGTATTCGCCTGCACCTTCGTGCTGTTCCCCTTGCTGGGCATGGCGTTCAAGCCGCTGTTCGTGCCACTGGTGGGCAACGAGCTGTACCTGGGGGTGCTCTACCTGTGCGCGCTGCCGGCTACGGTGCAGTCGGCGATCGCCTTCACTTCGCTGGCCCGTGGCAACGTGCCGGCGGCCATTTGCAGCGCCGCGGCATCGAGCCTGCTGGGGATCTTCCTCACGCCGTTGTTGGTGATGATGCTGCTCGGTGCCTCCGGAGATACCGGCTCAGGGCTGGATGCCGTGCTCAAGATCACCCTGCAGCTGCTGGTGCCTTTCGTCGCCGGGCAGATCGCCCGCCGCTGGATTGGCGACTGGGTCCGGCGCAACGCCCGCTGGTTGAAAATGGTCGACCAGGCGTCGATCCTGCTGGTGGTCTACACCGCGTTCAGCGAAGCGGTGGTCACCGGGCTGTGGCACAGCGTCTCGGCGCAGCACCTGGCGGGGCTGTTCGCCGTGTGCGGCATCCTGCTGGCGGTGGTGCTGCTGGGCACGCGCCTGCTCGGGCGTGTGTTCGGGTTCAACGTCGAGGATCGCATCACCCTCCTGTTCGCCGGCTCCAAGAAAAGCCTGGCCACCGGCGTGCCGATGGCGCAGGTGTTGTTCGTCGGTGGTGGCATCGGCGCAATGATCCTGCCGCTGATGCTGTTCCACCAGATCCAGCTGATGGTCTGCGCGGTGCTGGCCCAGCGCTACGCGGCGCGGATTGAGGCCAGCAACGAGGTGGTGGCTTCCTGA